A region of Candidatus Latescibacterota bacterium DNA encodes the following proteins:
- a CDS encoding C-GCAxxG-C-C family protein translates to MDKTKKSIEYFEKGFACSQSVFAPWAEGPPLDKETALKIASSFGGGMGGMGGVCGAVTGAFMVLGLHFGRTEAGQTEIREKNYALVKEFARRFREKHGSLECNQLLGVDISTPEGYDSVHANREYFEKCLSFVRSASEILEDLIV, encoded by the coding sequence ATGGATAAGACTAAAAAATCAATAGAATACTTCGAAAAGGGGTTCGCCTGTTCTCAGTCGGTATTTGCTCCATGGGCTGAGGGGCCTCCGCTCGATAAAGAGACCGCGCTGAAGATCGCATCCAGTTTCGGTGGGGGAATGGGTGGGATGGGTGGAGTGTGCGGCGCTGTGACAGGGGCTTTCATGGTGCTTGGCCTTCATTTTGGACGTACCGAAGCCGGACAGACTGAAATCAGGGAAAAAAATTATGCTCTCGTAAAGGAGTTTGCGCGCAGATTCAGAGAAAAACATGGCTCCCTTGAATGCAACCAGCTGCTGGGCGTCGATATAAGTACTCCTGAAGGTTACGATTCTGTCCACGCAAACAGGGAATACTTCGAAAAATGCCTGTCATTCGTAAGATCAGCCTCAGAAATACTCGAGGATCTGATTGTATAA
- a CDS encoding transporter substrate-binding domain-containing protein, producing the protein MRETLRYCYILAFIVAVAIIVIPVVVSLFFISSGSGCPFDACNVIGGNAMAAPVVIDADPNLKVGVYQSEPYVSIDSTGSVSGICVDVLEEIAGKEGWSLEYIPGSWERCLSNLERGKIDILLAIAWSEEREEKYDISSETVLRTWGQIFVSNDIPIETILDLDGLTVAIMKRDIYGLQIRDMVDRFGIEPAFIELQDYSAVLEAVQSGRAAAGLVDRVMGGMHMDFYGVRASAIVISPIEVRLAFPRGSGGLVMDIIDRHIRWMIIDEESILYKSASLRLETNSGQGFSWKAIHFMLSVALPLFAVLSILLIWRIKKSRSELLIRSARIEQEMELRVGAEGKFNQIKERYSRIFDSCPVGFIIIDMEGRILEMNSTAEKYIGLAPGEGNGKTPREIPALAESLPLLMGWLKRARDTGELKSFELRISAEATRKDRTLLVSANLDRSPDRDDTIHIIATDISSRSLMEDQIMQMQKMDAVGTLAGGVAHDFNNLLTGILGYANMLKLNYRDDEEVYRSAKLIEQSAERAARLTTQLLAFARKGKHQIKEVDMHTVVGNVVSLLERTIEKNITIRTRLEAGSFAVSGDPDQLEQALMNLVLNSRDAMPGGGKLVIKTETVEIDRIYCSSHPDAQPGKFVMVSVNDTGEGISEEIKRRVFEPFFTTKGISGGTGMGLAMVYGIIRNHGGSVELYSEKDLGTSVKIYIPLDEGGSLERLGQDEKEPEKGHGRIMVVDDEVIVLKTTSDMLKNLGYEVEAFRDCQKAIDHYRDNMDSIDMVILDMIMPVIDGGELYDRLKEMNPRVKGLLSSGYILDERARDLLEKGIDGFLQKPFFLSQLSAKVSEIIGS; encoded by the coding sequence ATGAGAGAAACTTTACGATATTGCTACATCCTTGCCTTCATAGTGGCTGTTGCTATTATTGTTATCCCCGTTGTTGTCAGTCTATTCTTCATCAGTTCCGGATCTGGCTGCCCGTTTGATGCCTGTAATGTCATCGGTGGCAATGCGATGGCTGCCCCGGTAGTCATTGATGCGGACCCCAATCTCAAGGTCGGGGTCTACCAGAGCGAACCGTATGTATCGATCGATTCCACAGGGAGCGTGAGTGGAATCTGTGTCGATGTCCTCGAAGAGATAGCCGGAAAAGAAGGCTGGTCGCTGGAGTATATCCCCGGCAGCTGGGAGCGTTGCCTCTCGAACCTGGAGAGGGGCAAGATCGACATCCTGCTGGCGATCGCCTGGTCGGAAGAGAGGGAAGAGAAATACGACATCTCTTCGGAAACCGTTCTCCGGACATGGGGACAGATCTTCGTGTCGAACGATATTCCGATAGAGACGATTCTGGATCTCGATGGGCTGACCGTCGCAATCATGAAGAGGGATATTTATGGGCTTCAGATACGTGACATGGTGGACAGATTCGGAATAGAACCAGCATTTATAGAGCTGCAGGATTACAGTGCTGTACTCGAAGCTGTACAGAGCGGCAGAGCGGCGGCAGGACTGGTCGACAGGGTGATGGGTGGAATGCACATGGACTTCTATGGTGTCAGGGCTTCCGCGATAGTCATCTCGCCCATAGAAGTAAGATTAGCCTTTCCCCGGGGGAGTGGCGGTCTTGTCATGGATATCATCGACAGGCATATCAGGTGGATGATCATCGACGAGGAATCAATCCTTTACAAGTCTGCGAGCCTGCGTCTGGAGACGAATAGTGGCCAGGGTTTTTCATGGAAAGCCATACATTTTATGCTTTCGGTGGCGCTACCCCTGTTCGCAGTTCTGAGCATATTATTGATATGGCGGATAAAAAAGAGCAGGTCTGAGCTCTTGATAAGAAGTGCCAGAATCGAACAGGAGATGGAATTGCGTGTGGGTGCTGAGGGGAAGTTCAACCAAATAAAGGAGCGCTACAGCCGGATCTTCGATTCATGTCCTGTCGGATTTATCATCATCGATATGGAGGGCAGGATCCTTGAGATGAACAGTACGGCCGAAAAATATATCGGGCTTGCTCCCGGCGAGGGTAATGGAAAGACTCCCCGGGAGATTCCGGCGCTGGCGGAGAGCCTCCCCCTTCTGATGGGCTGGCTGAAAAGAGCTCGCGATACGGGCGAACTCAAATCGTTTGAACTGAGGATCTCTGCCGAGGCTACCAGAAAGGACAGGACCCTTCTGGTCAGCGCCAACCTGGACAGGAGTCCCGACAGAGACGACACGATCCACATCATAGCAACAGATATCAGCAGCAGGTCGCTGATGGAAGACCAGATCATGCAGATGCAGAAGATGGACGCAGTGGGAACGCTTGCAGGTGGGGTGGCTCATGATTTCAACAACCTTCTGACCGGTATCCTGGGATATGCCAACATGCTCAAGCTTAATTACAGGGACGACGAGGAAGTCTACAGGTCTGCGAAGCTGATCGAGCAGTCGGCCGAAAGGGCCGCCAGGCTGACGACCCAGTTGCTGGCCTTTGCCCGGAAGGGGAAGCATCAGATAAAAGAGGTCGACATGCATACCGTTGTCGGGAATGTCGTCTCGCTTCTTGAAAGGACGATAGAAAAGAATATCACCATAAGGACAAGGCTTGAAGCCGGATCCTTCGCTGTCTCGGGAGATCCGGACCAGCTCGAACAGGCCCTGATGAATCTTGTCCTGAATTCCCGGGACGCCATGCCGGGGGGTGGCAAGCTTGTGATCAAGACGGAAACGGTAGAGATCGACAGGATATATTGCTCAAGCCATCCGGACGCCCAACCGGGGAAATTCGTCATGGTCTCGGTCAATGATACGGGAGAGGGAATATCTGAAGAAATAAAGAGAAGGGTTTTTGAGCCATTTTTTACCACAAAGGGAATAAGCGGTGGCACCGGAATGGGTCTTGCGATGGTTTACGGGATCATCAGGAATCATGGCGGATCAGTGGAGCTTTACAGTGAAAAGGATCTCGGCACATCAGTGAAGATCTACATACCTCTTGATGAAGGTGGGAGCCTGGAAAGGCTGGGTCAGGACGAAAAAGAACCGGAAAAGGGGCATGGACGAATAATGGTAGTGGATGATGAAGTGATAGTCCTGAAGACCACCTCCGATATGTTGAAGAATCTCGGGTATGAGGTGGAAGCTTTCAGGGATTGCCAGAAGGCGATAGATCATTACCGCGACAATATGGACAGTATAGACATGGTCATTCTTGATATGATAATGCCGGTGATCGACGGTGGAGAGCTGTACGACAGATTGAAGGAGATGAATCCCCGGGTAAAGGGATTGCTGTCAAGCGGCTATATACTGGACGAAAGAGCGAGAGACCTCCTCGAAAAAGGAATAGACGGGTTTCTTCAGAAGCCGTTTTTCCTCTCCCAGCTTTCCGCGAAGGTATCCGAGATCATCGGATCATGA
- a CDS encoding zinc ribbon domain-containing protein — MKSLNYKCPKCMNTGYDIGEFRATGGFWTKVFDVQNRKFATVTCTRCQYTEIYRSESSMLGNIFDFFTD, encoded by the coding sequence ATGAAATCGCTCAATTACAAATGTCCTAAATGTATGAATACCGGTTATGATATCGGTGAATTCCGTGCTACTGGAGGATTCTGGACGAAGGTATTCGATGTCCAGAACAGAAAGTTCGCCACTGTTACATGTACCCGTTGTCAGTATACCGAAATATACAGGTCCGAGAGCAGCATGCTCGGCAATATCTTCGATTTCTTCACGGATTGA
- the secD gene encoding protein translocase subunit SecD: MSKSLRYKVIIVFVVLLGSLWFLYPTFRLVMMDPEERQALAVEYPEEYDKLEKKTIKRGLDLSGGMHIVLEVDDSKLSDEEKVDVVDRALQVIRNRVDQFGVSEPNIKREGSKRIIIQLPGLQDEARARRLLGQTAMLEWRLVRQQGEVVEVIRRLDEVLKGELGDSIRDVVAADQIASISAGESSALDIQPLSLPDTSSVTGDSLPVPLPGDDALAQIPVREMDPDKPFSSMLTTFYRDWLVVSEGNVAGVRKMLASPEGREAIPEDSDFLWLDEVMDLPEGGKGRFLFLVASDEKVSGKNLQNATPASDPNNPANLLIRFQFNRAGGRELARFTGKNLNRFTAIVLDGKIKSYPVIRSKIPDGRGVIEGSFTDEDARDLSVVLRAGALPADLIPVEERTVGPSLGADSIQMGIRAALLGLAVVILFMVIYYKMSGVIASLALIFNLIILFGMLAYLGAALTLPGIAGIILTIGMAIDANVLIFERIREEIRKAKTVRSAIDAGYDRAFTTILDANLTTLITAVVLWQFGTGPIKGFATTLSIGIVGSMFAALVFGRMVFDLWTRSGKVKKISI; this comes from the coding sequence GTGAGTAAAAGCCTGAGATATAAAGTCATTATTGTGTTCGTGGTCCTTCTGGGATCTTTGTGGTTCCTGTACCCTACCTTCCGGCTCGTGATGATGGATCCCGAGGAAAGGCAGGCGTTGGCAGTCGAGTATCCAGAGGAATATGACAAACTGGAGAAAAAAACGATTAAAAGAGGACTCGACCTCAGTGGTGGGATGCACATCGTCCTGGAAGTCGATGATTCGAAACTCAGTGACGAGGAAAAGGTAGATGTAGTCGATCGTGCCCTGCAGGTTATCAGAAACAGGGTGGATCAGTTCGGTGTCTCCGAGCCCAACATAAAGAGAGAGGGTTCCAAGAGAATCATCATACAGCTTCCGGGCCTGCAGGACGAGGCCAGGGCAAGAAGGCTTCTGGGCCAGACGGCCATGCTCGAGTGGAGGCTCGTCAGACAGCAGGGTGAAGTAGTCGAAGTGATCAGGCGACTTGACGAAGTCCTGAAGGGGGAGCTCGGCGACTCGATCAGAGATGTCGTTGCGGCTGACCAGATTGCTTCCATCTCTGCGGGTGAGAGCTCAGCTCTGGATATTCAACCTCTGAGCCTGCCCGACACCTCGTCGGTCACGGGCGATTCGTTGCCGGTGCCATTGCCCGGGGACGATGCTCTCGCGCAGATACCTGTGCGGGAGATGGATCCTGATAAACCTTTCAGTTCGATGCTGACGACCTTCTACAGGGACTGGCTTGTCGTGTCTGAGGGCAATGTGGCCGGAGTCAGGAAGATGCTTGCAAGTCCTGAAGGGCGGGAAGCGATCCCTGAGGATTCCGACTTCCTCTGGCTGGACGAAGTCATGGATCTTCCGGAAGGTGGAAAAGGAAGGTTCCTCTTCCTGGTCGCCAGCGACGAGAAGGTATCAGGTAAGAACCTTCAGAATGCTACACCTGCTTCGGATCCGAATAATCCCGCAAACCTGCTTATCAGGTTCCAGTTCAACAGGGCTGGGGGCAGGGAGCTTGCCAGGTTCACAGGCAAGAATCTGAACAGATTTACTGCCATCGTTCTCGATGGAAAGATAAAATCCTATCCGGTCATCCGCTCCAAGATTCCGGACGGACGTGGAGTGATCGAGGGGTCGTTTACTGACGAAGATGCAAGAGATCTTTCGGTCGTCCTCAGGGCTGGCGCTCTTCCTGCAGACCTTATTCCGGTCGAAGAAAGAACGGTCGGACCGAGTCTGGGTGCTGATTCGATCCAGATGGGCATCCGCGCGGCCCTCCTGGGCCTTGCTGTAGTAATACTATTTATGGTCATATATTATAAAATGTCCGGTGTGATCGCTTCTCTCGCGCTGATCTTCAACCTGATCATCCTTTTCGGGATGCTGGCCTATCTCGGCGCGGCGCTTACTCTGCCGGGAATCGCGGGAATCATCCTTACTATCGGTATGGCGATCGACGCGAATGTGCTGATCTTCGAAAGGATCAGAGAAGAGATAAGGAAAGCCAAAACGGTCAGGTCTGCTATCGATGCCGGTTATGACAGAGCTTTCACAACTATTCTCGATGCAAATCTTACTACCCTGATCACCGCCGTCGTCCTCTGGCAGTTCGGTACCGGCCCTATCAAGGGCTTCGCCACGACGCTGAGTATAGGCATCGTGGGCAGTATGTTTGCCGCGCTGGTGTTCGGCCGTATGGTATTCGATCTGTGGACGAGAAGTGGCAAGGTCAAAAAAATAAGTATATAA
- the secF gene encoding protein translocase subunit SecF: MQFFGETKIKFVELRNKAFVISAVIILAGLLSLLIKGGPNLSIDFEGGTLIQVKFDQHVPVADLRAVVEKAGYENGEIQGYGDETEYLITIEKISEAKEAGEGLMESLLAAAPNAGWTLVSVKEMSPDYAKSFEGGNLVIVEAKAMPDLEELKTGVRENGTGFVEVTQESDNRLAFSLPYSGIESQAAELLKAEISNSFPEREIEIRRTETVGPKIGEELKNRMWAAIIISMFGILIYISWRFEFKFAIGAILALVHDVLITLGIFSLMGKEISLIVIAAFLTIVGYSLNDTIVVFDRIRENFSLRRRETYDNMVNISINESLSRTVITSLTTLIVILFLFLYGGEVIHDFAFALLVGVVVGTYSSIFVASPILVEWQNRITKRAKAKS; encoded by the coding sequence ATGCAGTTTTTCGGTGAGACAAAAATAAAGTTCGTGGAGTTACGGAACAAGGCTTTCGTGATCTCCGCAGTGATTATCCTGGCCGGACTCCTGTCCCTTCTGATAAAAGGCGGCCCGAACCTCAGTATCGATTTCGAGGGGGGGACGTTGATACAGGTCAAGTTCGACCAACACGTGCCGGTGGCGGACCTGAGGGCGGTAGTCGAAAAAGCCGGATATGAAAATGGCGAGATCCAGGGATACGGCGACGAAACAGAATATCTTATCACGATCGAGAAGATCAGCGAGGCAAAGGAGGCCGGCGAGGGCCTGATGGAGTCTCTCCTGGCGGCTGCTCCGAATGCTGGCTGGACCCTCGTATCGGTCAAGGAGATGTCGCCTGATTACGCGAAGAGCTTTGAAGGCGGGAATCTCGTGATCGTCGAGGCAAAGGCCATGCCGGACCTCGAAGAGTTAAAGACGGGTGTCAGGGAGAACGGGACGGGGTTTGTCGAGGTCACCCAGGAATCTGACAACAGGCTTGCTTTCAGCCTTCCTTACAGTGGAATCGAATCACAGGCAGCAGAGCTGCTCAAGGCTGAGATCTCGAATAGTTTCCCGGAAAGAGAGATCGAGATCCGTCGTACCGAGACTGTCGGACCCAAGATCGGTGAAGAACTCAAGAACCGTATGTGGGCAGCGATCATTATATCGATGTTCGGGATCCTGATCTATATCAGCTGGCGGTTCGAGTTCAAATTCGCGATCGGCGCGATTCTGGCCCTTGTCCATGATGTACTCATCACTCTCGGCATCTTTTCACTGATGGGCAAGGAGATCTCGCTCATCGTGATAGCAGCTTTCCTTACGATCGTCGGGTATTCATTGAACGACACAATCGTCGTGTTCGACAGGATCAGGGAAAATTTCAGCCTGCGAAGACGCGAAACGTATGATAACATGGTCAATATCTCGATCAATGAATCTCTCAGCAGAACGGTGATAACATCGCTGACCACACTTATCGTGATCCTCTTCCTCTTTCTGTACGGTGGAGAGGTTATCCACGATTTCGCGTTCGCGTTACTGGTAGGTGTGGTAGTCGGTACATATTCGTCGATCTTCGTTGCCAGCCCGATACTTGTCGAGTGGCAGAACAGGATCACGAAGAGGGCGAAGGCGAAGTCCTGA
- a CDS encoding DUF456 domain-containing protein → MTAVLQHTGLVLLYVLFFLLNLLIFVGIPGSWVMFGGILIYAWITGFSALGWWYLVAMAAALVVGEIVEATLGLVVVAGKGATRWGVLGAFLGGIIGAVGGTAVIPVVGSVIFGLLGAFGGAVLCEYIYYNSLDQALRTGFWAFLGKLGAMFVKFALGLLALGIFAWRSWN, encoded by the coding sequence ATGACGGCTGTGTTGCAGCATACCGGCCTCGTACTGTTGTACGTATTATTTTTCCTGTTGAATCTACTTATCTTTGTAGGAATTCCGGGTAGCTGGGTCATGTTCGGTGGAATATTGATCTATGCGTGGATAACAGGGTTTTCAGCATTGGGCTGGTGGTACCTGGTCGCGATGGCGGCAGCTCTGGTCGTTGGGGAGATCGTAGAGGCTACCCTTGGCCTTGTAGTCGTTGCCGGAAAAGGGGCCACACGCTGGGGAGTGCTGGGTGCCTTTCTGGGCGGGATCATTGGAGCAGTAGGTGGAACCGCTGTCATTCCCGTTGTGGGAAGCGTGATCTTCGGCCTTCTGGGCGCGTTCGGTGGGGCGGTCCTCTGCGAATACATCTACTACAACTCTCTGGATCAGGCTCTCAGGACCGGATTCTGGGCTTTCCTCGGAAAACTCGGCGCGATGTTCGTAAAATTTGCACTGGGACTGCTGGCTCTGGGGATATTTGCCTGGAGAAGCTGGAACTGA